From Actinoplanes oblitus, a single genomic window includes:
- a CDS encoding tetratricopeptide repeat protein: MSDPRTTPSIFTRGAVDLSALRSPAPAKPAAPSRPTASDSAPSGAAPGTLPGLAPETIIDVTESNFQSAVLERSLTTPVILDFWADWCGPCKQLSPVLEKLAAEGQGAWVLGKVDVDANPRLAQAFRVQGIPMVLAVIGGQPVEGFTGVLPESQIKQYIDAVLKAAGVDSGAAAAEDPRLDAADDALMVGDLDAAEAAYKKILAESPADAAAEAGLAQVELYRRINGQDPASILARAAADPDDLEAQRLAADVEVLSGQAEEAYARLVALIKRTTGDERDVVRKHLLSLFAVAGPDDPAVAGARRALASALF, from the coding sequence ATGAGCGACCCACGGACCACTCCGTCGATCTTCACCCGCGGCGCGGTCGATCTCAGCGCGCTGCGTTCCCCGGCGCCGGCCAAGCCGGCCGCGCCGAGCCGTCCCACCGCCTCCGACAGCGCCCCGTCCGGCGCGGCGCCCGGCACCCTGCCGGGCCTGGCGCCGGAGACGATCATCGACGTCACCGAGAGCAATTTCCAGAGCGCCGTGCTGGAGCGGTCGCTCACCACCCCGGTGATCCTCGACTTCTGGGCCGACTGGTGCGGGCCGTGCAAGCAGCTCTCCCCGGTGCTGGAGAAACTCGCCGCCGAGGGCCAGGGCGCCTGGGTGCTCGGCAAGGTCGATGTGGACGCCAACCCGCGGCTCGCCCAGGCGTTCCGGGTGCAGGGCATCCCGATGGTGCTCGCGGTGATCGGCGGGCAGCCGGTCGAGGGCTTCACCGGCGTGCTGCCCGAGTCCCAGATCAAGCAGTACATCGACGCGGTGCTCAAGGCCGCCGGCGTCGACTCCGGTGCGGCCGCGGCGGAGGACCCGCGACTGGACGCGGCCGACGACGCGCTGATGGTCGGCGACCTGGACGCGGCCGAGGCGGCGTACAAGAAGATCCTGGCCGAGTCGCCGGCCGACGCGGCCGCCGAGGCGGGGCTGGCGCAGGTCGAGCTGTACCGGCGGATCAACGGGCAGGACCCGGCGTCCATCCTGGCCCGGGCCGCGGCCGACCCGGACGATCTGGAGGCGCAGCGGCTGGCCGCCGACGTCGAGGTGCTCAGCGGGCAGGCCGAGGAGGCGTACGCGCGACTGGTCGCCCTGATCAAGCGGACCACCGGCGACGAGCGGGACGTGGTGCGCAAGCACCTGCTGTCGCTGTTCGCCGTGGCCGGGCCGGACGACCCGGCGGTGGCGGGCGCGCGCCGCGCCCTGGCCAGCGCACTCTTCTAG
- a CDS encoding acyl-CoA mutase large subunit family protein encodes MDAADIEAGRERWQRRYDAARKRDADFTTLSGNQVEPVYGPPAGATHPGFERIGWPGEFPYTRGLYPTGYRGRTWTIRQFAGFGNARQTNERYKMILAAGGGGLSVAFDMPTLMGRDSDDAQALGEVGHCGVAIDSAADMDVLFDGIPLQDVTTSMTISGPAVPIFVMYLVAAERQGADLSKLDGTLQTDIFKEYIAQKEWLFAPEPHLRLIGDLMEYCAREIPKYKPLSVSGYHIREAGATAAQELAYTLADGFGYVELGLSRGLDVNQFAPGLSFFFDSHIDFFEEIAKFRAARRIWARHLRDDYGATSEKALWLKFHTQTAGVSLTAQQPVNNVVRTAVEALAAVLGGTNSLHTNALDETLALPTDESAEIALRTQQVLMEETGVVNVADPLGGSWYLEALTDRIEAEAEEIFERIRGLGHDGSITAGILRGIEDGWFTAHIAEAAFAYQQALEKNEKRIVGVNAHTGTVAKELEILRVSHEVEVEQRRVLAARREQRDAGRVKSALEDLVAVARTSDNMIPAMLEAARAEATLGEICDALRGEWGVYREPARF; translated from the coding sequence ATGGACGCAGCCGACATCGAGGCCGGACGCGAGCGCTGGCAGCGCCGCTACGACGCCGCCCGCAAGCGGGACGCCGACTTCACCACGCTCTCCGGTAACCAGGTCGAGCCGGTCTACGGCCCGCCGGCCGGCGCCACCCATCCCGGTTTCGAGCGGATCGGCTGGCCCGGCGAGTTTCCGTACACGCGCGGGCTCTACCCGACCGGATACCGGGGGCGGACCTGGACGATCCGGCAGTTCGCCGGCTTCGGCAACGCCCGGCAGACCAACGAGCGGTACAAGATGATCCTGGCCGCCGGCGGCGGCGGGCTCAGCGTGGCCTTCGACATGCCGACCCTGATGGGCCGCGACTCGGACGACGCGCAGGCGCTCGGCGAGGTCGGCCACTGCGGGGTGGCGATCGACTCGGCGGCCGACATGGACGTGCTGTTCGACGGCATCCCGCTGCAGGACGTGACGACCAGCATGACCATCTCCGGTCCGGCCGTCCCGATCTTCGTGATGTACCTGGTGGCCGCCGAGCGGCAGGGCGCCGATCTGAGCAAACTCGACGGGACGCTGCAGACCGACATCTTCAAGGAGTACATCGCGCAGAAGGAGTGGCTGTTCGCCCCGGAGCCGCACCTGCGCCTGATCGGCGACCTGATGGAGTACTGCGCGCGGGAGATCCCGAAGTACAAGCCGCTCTCGGTCAGCGGCTACCACATCCGCGAGGCCGGGGCGACCGCCGCGCAGGAGCTGGCGTACACGCTCGCCGACGGCTTCGGCTACGTGGAGCTGGGTCTCTCCCGGGGGCTCGACGTCAACCAGTTCGCGCCCGGGCTGAGCTTCTTCTTCGACTCGCACATCGACTTCTTCGAGGAGATCGCCAAGTTCCGTGCCGCCCGGCGGATCTGGGCCCGGCACCTGCGTGACGACTACGGGGCGACCAGCGAGAAGGCGTTGTGGCTCAAGTTCCACACGCAGACCGCCGGTGTCTCGCTGACCGCCCAGCAGCCGGTGAACAACGTGGTGCGCACCGCTGTCGAGGCGCTCGCCGCGGTCCTCGGCGGCACCAACTCGCTGCACACCAACGCCCTGGACGAGACGCTCGCGCTGCCCACCGACGAGTCCGCCGAGATCGCCCTGCGCACCCAGCAGGTGCTGATGGAGGAGACCGGGGTGGTCAACGTGGCCGACCCGCTCGGCGGCTCGTGGTACCTGGAGGCGCTCACCGACCGGATCGAGGCGGAGGCCGAGGAGATCTTCGAGCGGATCCGCGGGCTGGGCCACGACGGCAGCATCACGGCGGGCATCCTGCGCGGCATCGAGGACGGCTGGTTCACCGCGCACATCGCCGAGGCCGCGTTCGCGTACCAGCAGGCCCTGGAGAAGAACGAGAAGCGGATCGTCGGTGTCAACGCGCACACCGGCACGGTCGCCAAGGAGCTGGAGATCCTCCGCGTCTCGCACGAGGTCGAGGTGGAGCAGCGGCGGGTGCTGGCCGCGCGCCGGGAGCAGCGCGACGCGGGCCGGGTGAAGAGCGCCCTGGAGGATCTCGTCGCGGTGGCCCGGACCTCGGACAACATGATCCCCGCGATGCTGGAGGCGGCACGCGCCGAGGCGACGCTGGGCGAGATCTGTGACGCCCTGCGGGGCGAGTGGGGCGTGTATCGGGAGCCGGCCCGGTTCTGA
- a CDS encoding FAD-dependent oxidoreductase — translation MTKTAAVIGGGIAGTAAAIALRHAGFDPVIHERHQRGVADERGAFLTVAVNGLAALRSLGLDPEKVLAKGFPTPVMALRGASGRVLAEMSLGRETRTVRRADLYAAMLAEAEACGIPVVHGAALTRAVSGPDGVEAEFADGRRVRAELLVGADGLRSRTRQCLDPAAAAPHYLGLLNAGGFTAGPVEPRLAPPPGVMQMAFGRKAFFGWATAPDGSVWWFANPPSKRPVESGAFTPQSWKAHLVELFDGDPSSPAAELIRLSDEVVGPWSTEDMGPVRVWRDERMVLVGDAAHALAPTSGQGASQAVEDAVVLGHSLRDNASIGAGLAAYEKARRSRVEKVAAHGRRGNSGKVQGPVGAAIRDAMLPLVFRLLQRRGDPQAWIFEHRLPRLAAGA, via the coding sequence ATGACTAAGACAGCAGCCGTGATCGGGGGTGGCATCGCCGGCACCGCGGCGGCCATCGCCCTGCGACACGCCGGGTTCGATCCGGTGATCCACGAGCGTCACCAGCGCGGCGTCGCCGACGAGCGCGGCGCGTTCCTCACCGTCGCGGTGAACGGGCTGGCCGCGCTCCGGTCCCTCGGCCTGGACCCGGAGAAGGTGCTGGCCAAGGGCTTCCCGACGCCGGTCATGGCGCTGCGCGGCGCCTCCGGGCGGGTGCTGGCCGAGATGTCGCTGGGCCGGGAGACGCGGACCGTCCGGCGCGCCGACCTCTACGCCGCGATGCTGGCCGAGGCCGAGGCGTGCGGCATCCCGGTGGTCCACGGCGCCGCGCTGACCCGGGCGGTGTCCGGGCCGGACGGGGTCGAGGCGGAGTTCGCCGACGGCCGCCGGGTGCGTGCCGAGCTGCTGGTCGGGGCGGACGGGCTGCGGTCGCGTACCCGGCAATGCCTGGATCCGGCGGCGGCCGCGCCGCACTACCTGGGTCTGCTCAATGCCGGCGGATTCACCGCCGGGCCGGTCGAGCCGCGGCTGGCGCCGCCTCCGGGGGTGATGCAGATGGCCTTCGGCCGGAAGGCGTTCTTCGGGTGGGCGACCGCGCCGGACGGGTCGGTCTGGTGGTTCGCGAACCCGCCGAGCAAGCGGCCGGTCGAGTCGGGCGCGTTCACCCCGCAGTCCTGGAAGGCGCACCTGGTCGAGCTGTTCGACGGGGATCCCTCGTCGCCGGCCGCCGAGCTGATCCGGCTCAGCGACGAGGTGGTGGGTCCGTGGAGCACCGAGGACATGGGGCCGGTCCGGGTCTGGCGCGACGAGCGGATGGTGCTGGTCGGCGACGCCGCGCACGCCCTGGCGCCGACCTCCGGGCAGGGTGCCTCGCAGGCCGTGGAGGACGCCGTGGTGCTCGGGCACAGCCTGCGCGACAACGCGTCGATCGGGGCGGGGCTGGCGGCGTACGAGAAGGCTCGTCGCTCCCGGGTGGAGAAGGTCGCCGCGCACGGCCGGCGGGGCAACAGCGGCAAGGTGCAGGGTCCGGTCGGCGCGGCGATCCGGGATGCGATGCTGCCGTTGGTCTTCCGGCTGCTCCAGCGCCGGGGCGACCCGCAGGCCTGGATCTTCGAGCACCGGCTGCCGCGGCTGGCGGCCGGGGCCTGA
- a CDS encoding PadR family transcriptional regulator, with amino-acid sequence MKRSPLAMLLLALLMEAPMHPYRMQQVIKERGQDQLVNVAQRNSVYQALDRLVREGLARAGETTREAGRPERTVYEITEEGSATLRRWLLEMLPAPAREFPEFPVALSFLAMLTPPETRDLLSRRIETVTERLAGIEAQAPPGLPRLFLLEDEYRAALLRAELEWLRGVVRDLDDGRLTWDLALIQATLAQFR; translated from the coding sequence ATGAAGCGCTCCCCACTGGCGATGCTGCTGCTGGCGCTGCTGATGGAGGCGCCGATGCACCCGTACCGGATGCAGCAGGTGATCAAGGAGCGCGGCCAGGACCAACTGGTCAACGTGGCCCAGCGCAACAGCGTCTACCAAGCCCTGGACCGGCTGGTCCGGGAGGGACTCGCCCGGGCCGGTGAGACCACCCGGGAGGCCGGCCGGCCGGAGCGGACGGTCTACGAGATCACCGAGGAGGGCTCCGCGACACTGCGCCGCTGGCTGCTGGAGATGCTGCCGGCCCCGGCGCGGGAGTTCCCCGAGTTCCCGGTGGCGCTGTCCTTCCTCGCCATGCTCACCCCACCGGAGACCAGGGACCTGTTGAGCCGCCGGATCGAGACGGTCACCGAGCGGCTCGCGGGGATCGAGGCCCAGGCACCGCCCGGCCTGCCCCGGCTGTTCCTCCTGGAGGACGAATACCGCGCCGCGCTGCTCCGCGCCGAGCTGGAGTGGCTACGGGGTGTCGTCCGCGATCTCGACGACGGCAGGCTGACCTGGGACCTGGCCCTGATCCAGGCGACCCTCGCCCAGTTCCGCTGA
- the meaB gene encoding methylmalonyl Co-A mutase-associated GTPase MeaB has translation MSRFRDVPSLVSKAREGDPRSVARLISLVENGDPALPEVAAAMAPYAGRAQVVGLTGAPGVGKSTTTNELVRALRLAGHRVGVLAVDPSSPFTGGAILGDRVRMQEHTADPGVYIRSMSSRGQLGGLSAATPQAVRVLEGAGCDVVLVETVGVGQAEVEIASLADTTLVLLAPGMGDAIQAVKAGVLEIADVFVINKADRPGADNTYRDIQGMLALGERGAGEWRPQVVRAVAVKGEGVDEVVAAIEKHRHWMEANGELRARRERRAEAEISALALGTLRARMGDLRGGTALADLAARVADGAIDPYAAADALLAGLEVGVSR, from the coding sequence ATGAGCCGTTTCCGCGATGTGCCCTCTCTGGTCAGTAAAGCCCGGGAGGGCGATCCGCGGTCGGTGGCCCGGCTGATCAGCCTGGTGGAGAACGGCGACCCGGCGCTGCCCGAGGTCGCCGCCGCGATGGCGCCCTACGCCGGCCGCGCCCAGGTGGTCGGTCTCACCGGCGCGCCGGGCGTCGGCAAGTCCACCACCACCAACGAGCTGGTCCGCGCCCTGCGCCTGGCCGGCCACCGGGTCGGGGTGCTGGCCGTGGACCCGTCCAGCCCGTTCACCGGTGGTGCGATCCTCGGCGACCGGGTGCGCATGCAGGAGCACACCGCGGACCCCGGCGTGTACATCCGCTCGATGTCCAGTCGCGGACAGCTCGGCGGGCTGTCCGCGGCCACCCCGCAGGCCGTCCGGGTCCTCGAGGGCGCCGGCTGCGACGTGGTGCTGGTCGAGACGGTCGGCGTCGGCCAGGCCGAGGTGGAGATCGCCTCGCTCGCCGACACCACGCTGGTGCTGCTCGCCCCCGGCATGGGCGACGCGATCCAGGCGGTCAAGGCCGGCGTCCTGGAGATCGCCGACGTCTTCGTGATCAACAAGGCGGACCGGCCGGGCGCGGACAACACCTACCGCGACATCCAGGGCATGCTGGCGCTCGGCGAGCGCGGCGCCGGCGAGTGGCGTCCCCAGGTGGTCCGCGCGGTCGCGGTCAAGGGCGAGGGCGTCGACGAGGTGGTCGCCGCGATCGAGAAGCACCGCCACTGGATGGAGGCGAACGGCGAGTTGCGAGCCCGCCGGGAGCGCCGCGCCGAGGCCGAGATCTCCGCACTGGCGCTCGGCACGCTCCGCGCCCGGATGGGCGATCTGCGCGGTGGCACGGCGCTGGCCGACCTGGCGGCCCGGGTGGCGGACGGCGCGATCGACCCCTATGCGGCGGCTGACGCGCTGCTCGCTGGGCTGGAGGTGGGCGTCTCCCGCTGA
- a CDS encoding acetyl-CoA C-acetyltransferase: MGRLLGNLKHLPATALGGHAIAAALARGGVSPDQVQYVIMGQVLQAGCGQIPARQAAVAAGIPMTTPALTINKVCLSGLDAIALADQLIRAGECEIVVAGGMESMTNAPHLINQRQGTKFGDVTVRDHMSLDGLTDPWAGISMGESTETSGAGLNITRAEQDEWAALSHQRAAAAQTEGRFAEEIVPLPSGDKKAEGPIDTDEGVRPGTTGASLAKLRPAFTPEGTITAATASPISDGAAAVVVMSKAKAEELGLSWLAEITAHGNVAGPDSSLQSQPANAIKHALEKARMSVEDLDLIEINEAFAQVVIQSMRELKVDGSKVNVNGGAIALGHPIGMSGARLVLTLALELKRRGGGTGAAGLCGGGGQGDALIIEVPS; encoded by the coding sequence ATGGGGCGCCTGCTGGGCAACCTCAAGCACCTGCCCGCCACCGCGCTCGGCGGGCACGCCATCGCCGCCGCCCTGGCCCGCGGCGGTGTCTCTCCCGACCAGGTGCAGTACGTCATTATGGGCCAGGTGCTGCAGGCCGGCTGCGGGCAGATCCCGGCCCGCCAGGCGGCCGTCGCGGCCGGCATCCCGATGACCACCCCGGCGCTCACCATCAACAAGGTGTGCCTCTCCGGCCTGGACGCCATCGCCCTGGCCGACCAGCTGATCCGGGCCGGCGAGTGCGAGATCGTGGTGGCCGGCGGCATGGAGTCGATGACCAACGCGCCGCACCTGATCAACCAGCGGCAGGGCACCAAGTTCGGCGACGTGACGGTGCGCGACCACATGTCCCTCGACGGCCTGACCGACCCGTGGGCCGGCATCTCGATGGGCGAGTCCACCGAGACCAGTGGCGCCGGGCTGAACATCACCCGGGCCGAGCAGGACGAGTGGGCCGCGCTGAGCCACCAGCGGGCCGCCGCCGCGCAGACCGAGGGCCGGTTCGCCGAGGAGATCGTGCCGCTGCCGTCCGGTGACAAGAAGGCCGAGGGCCCGATCGACACCGACGAGGGCGTGCGCCCCGGCACCACCGGCGCGTCGCTGGCCAAGCTGCGCCCGGCGTTCACCCCGGAGGGCACGATCACCGCGGCCACCGCGTCGCCGATCTCCGACGGCGCCGCCGCGGTCGTGGTGATGAGCAAGGCCAAGGCCGAGGAGCTCGGCCTCAGCTGGCTCGCCGAGATCACCGCGCACGGCAACGTGGCCGGCCCGGACAGCTCGCTGCAGTCCCAGCCCGCCAACGCGATCAAGCACGCGCTGGAGAAGGCCCGGATGAGCGTCGAGGACCTCGACCTGATCGAGATCAACGAGGCGTTCGCGCAGGTGGTCATCCAGTCGATGCGCGAGCTGAAGGTCGACGGGAGCAAGGTCAACGTCAACGGCGGGGCGATCGCTCTCGGTCACCCGATCGGGATGTCAGGTGCCCGGCTGGTGCTCACCCTGGCGCTGGAGCTGAAGCGGCGCGGTGGCGGCACCGGTGCGGCGGGTCTGTGCGGCGGAGGCGGTCAGGGCGACGCTCTGATCATTGAAGTACCGTCGTGA
- the mce gene encoding methylmalonyl-CoA epimerase — protein MTDHTSSATHPENVTFSGVELLRIDHVGIAVPDLDEAIRFYQENLGLRCVHQETNDEQGVREAMLAVGDGSGPRIQLLAPARPDSAIAKFLDRGGPGLQQLAYTVADVEAAADALRARGMRLLYDSPKRGTAGSRINFVHPKDAGGVLVELVEPAEPVHRSGESA, from the coding sequence ATGACGGACCACACATCGAGTGCCACCCATCCAGAAAATGTCACATTCTCCGGCGTCGAATTGCTCCGGATCGACCACGTCGGCATCGCCGTACCGGATTTGGACGAAGCGATCCGCTTCTACCAGGAAAACCTCGGTTTGCGATGTGTGCACCAAGAGACCAATGACGAACAGGGTGTCCGGGAGGCGATGCTCGCCGTCGGCGACGGCAGCGGCCCGCGGATCCAGCTGCTCGCCCCGGCCCGGCCCGACTCGGCGATCGCGAAGTTCCTCGACCGCGGCGGCCCCGGCCTGCAGCAGCTGGCCTACACCGTGGCCGACGTCGAGGCCGCGGCGGACGCCCTGCGGGCCCGCGGCATGCGGCTGCTCTACGACAGCCCGAAACGCGGCACCGCCGGATCACGGATCAACTTCGTCCACCCGAAGGACGCCGGCGGGGTGCTCGTCGAGTTGGTGGAGCCGGCCGAGCCGGTACACCGGTCGGGTGAATCAGCCTGA
- a CDS encoding coiled-coil domain-containing protein: MPQQQDQSMDFFDTANSQHDFTVVLRGYDRQQVDGHIGRLLAALNQAVQARGEAEQRMNDAQRRLRQSEQRLNVLEQKLADSNKLLEENNRPTLSGLGTRVEQILRLAEEQANDHRSEAKRESEGILSAARLEAREITDKARAEAAAMKATAEREAGQVRTHAEREAAETRVQARREADTLRSDADRETKQLRTVTAHEVAELKSTVEREVSSLRATAEREITQARAKAGREAEEKRAEATKMLSDARDKRDKDLQALALEIAERREKAEAEESQRHAAQVAATQKMVAEAEERARAAEDRAKEIEQRAESRRVESERTSAETVEKARALAEKTVSEARAESNRLLSEARTEAELTTQAARREVEDLTRQKDAVTNQLGQMLSGLSGLVPGVGGAAPAAVAQAAKAAEKPAESPAEPADAEAGEEPVAAKTNS; encoded by the coding sequence ATGCCCCAGCAGCAGGATCAGTCCATGGACTTCTTCGACACCGCGAATTCCCAGCACGACTTCACGGTCGTGCTTCGTGGTTACGATCGTCAGCAGGTCGACGGGCACATCGGCCGCCTGCTCGCCGCTCTCAACCAGGCCGTCCAGGCCCGCGGCGAGGCCGAGCAGCGGATGAACGACGCCCAGCGCCGGCTGCGCCAGTCGGAGCAGCGGCTGAACGTGCTGGAGCAGAAACTCGCCGACAGCAACAAGCTGCTGGAGGAGAACAATCGGCCGACGCTCTCCGGGCTGGGCACCCGGGTGGAGCAGATCCTGCGGCTCGCCGAGGAACAGGCGAACGATCACCGGAGCGAGGCCAAGCGGGAGAGTGAGGGCATCCTCTCCGCGGCCCGGCTCGAGGCACGGGAGATCACCGACAAGGCGCGTGCCGAGGCCGCCGCGATGAAGGCGACCGCCGAGCGCGAGGCCGGGCAGGTGCGCACGCACGCCGAGCGGGAGGCGGCGGAGACCCGGGTGCAGGCCCGGCGCGAGGCCGACACGCTGCGCTCGGACGCCGACCGGGAGACCAAGCAGCTGCGGACGGTCACCGCGCACGAGGTGGCCGAGCTCAAGTCGACCGTCGAGCGCGAGGTGTCCTCGCTGCGCGCCACCGCCGAGCGGGAGATCACCCAGGCCCGGGCGAAAGCCGGCCGGGAGGCCGAGGAGAAGCGCGCCGAGGCCACCAAGATGCTCAGCGACGCCCGGGACAAGCGGGACAAGGACCTCCAGGCGCTGGCCCTGGAGATCGCCGAGCGCCGGGAGAAGGCCGAGGCCGAGGAGTCGCAGCGGCACGCCGCCCAGGTCGCCGCCACCCAGAAGATGGTGGCCGAGGCCGAGGAGCGGGCGCGCGCCGCCGAGGACCGGGCCAAGGAGATCGAGCAGCGCGCCGAGAGCCGCCGGGTCGAGTCCGAGCGCACCTCCGCCGAGACCGTCGAGAAGGCCCGCGCGCTCGCCGAGAAGACCGTCTCGGAGGCCCGTGCCGAGTCGAACCGCCTGCTCAGTGAGGCGCGTACCGAGGCCGAGCTGACCACCCAGGCGGCCCGCCGCGAGGTCGAGGACCTCACCCGGCAGAAGGACGCGGTCACCAACCAGCTCGGGCAGATGCTGTCCGGCCTGTCCGGCCTGGTGCCCGGCGTCGGCGGGGCCGCCCCGGCGGCCGTGGCCCAGGCGGCGAAAGCCGCCGAGAAACCGGCGGAGAGCCCGGCCGAGCCGGCCGACGCCGAGGCCGGCGAGGAGCCCGTCGCCGCCAAGACCAACTCGTAA
- a CDS encoding Laminin subunit beta-1, with product MSHGGEIFGLGGDSATEPSFETALRGYERKQVERYVARAENEIAALAAEREQAYSQIQAMAAQIERLQQEITQTRRNSGVVGEVSFRHLGPRVEQILALAEEQAEAIKASATDDIAGRLAEAERIRAEAEAHAHDAVRDFEVALAARRAEEEKVDAAKRAAGEKAVAAARQTAEQIREESEAMLARARAEAQHLADTAAQESQRARAEVDGYVQSTRMQAEQEVKALWEKTNQEIATRRADADREHADLKAAVEHELALRRHAVIEELGQMRAGVEKQCADLRSEADKYAEEVLRRSDEQATATRKEMASQQEKIAQAGRELEAAQAKVVEAERRLATAQEQALAGEQETERVKQRLAEVSQQLEAELQRVSEAQRAGEAAERHAADVRRQVQQEAKRVAELAAAAVLAAAASPDEPEPDGIPGPATKVTATAEAPLKAEPPVKAEAPVKTEPPAKVSASAKVTVPQASRVPADAE from the coding sequence ATGTCGCACGGCGGTGAAATCTTCGGCCTTGGCGGAGACTCGGCCACCGAGCCCAGCTTCGAGACCGCCCTCCGGGGGTATGAGCGGAAGCAGGTCGAGCGGTACGTAGCCCGCGCCGAGAACGAGATCGCCGCCCTGGCCGCCGAGCGCGAGCAGGCGTATTCGCAGATCCAGGCGATGGCGGCGCAGATCGAGCGGCTCCAGCAGGAGATCACCCAGACCCGCCGCAACTCCGGCGTGGTGGGCGAGGTCTCGTTCCGGCACCTGGGCCCGCGGGTCGAGCAGATCCTGGCGCTCGCCGAGGAGCAGGCCGAGGCGATCAAGGCGTCGGCCACCGACGACATCGCCGGCCGGCTCGCCGAGGCGGAACGCATCCGGGCCGAGGCCGAGGCGCACGCGCACGACGCCGTCCGGGACTTCGAGGTGGCCCTGGCCGCTCGCCGGGCCGAGGAGGAGAAGGTCGACGCCGCCAAGCGGGCGGCCGGGGAGAAAGCCGTCGCCGCCGCCCGGCAGACCGCCGAGCAGATCCGCGAGGAGAGCGAGGCCATGCTGGCCCGGGCCCGGGCCGAGGCGCAGCACCTGGCCGACACCGCGGCTCAGGAGAGCCAGCGGGCGCGCGCCGAGGTGGACGGCTACGTGCAGTCCACCCGGATGCAGGCCGAGCAGGAGGTGAAGGCGCTGTGGGAGAAGACCAACCAGGAGATCGCCACCCGCCGCGCCGACGCCGACCGTGAGCACGCCGATCTCAAGGCGGCCGTCGAGCATGAGCTGGCGCTGCGCCGGCACGCGGTGATCGAGGAACTCGGGCAGATGCGCGCCGGTGTCGAGAAACAGTGCGCCGACCTGCGCAGCGAGGCCGACAAGTACGCGGAGGAGGTGCTCCGCCGCTCCGACGAGCAGGCCACCGCCACTCGCAAGGAGATGGCCAGCCAGCAGGAGAAGATCGCGCAGGCCGGCCGGGAGCTGGAGGCCGCCCAGGCCAAGGTCGTCGAGGCGGAGCGCCGCCTGGCCACCGCGCAGGAGCAGGCGCTGGCCGGCGAGCAGGAGACCGAGCGGGTCAAGCAGCGGCTGGCCGAGGTCAGCCAGCAGCTGGAGGCCGAGCTGCAGCGGGTCAGCGAGGCGCAACGAGCCGGCGAGGCCGCCGAGCGGCATGCCGCCGACGTCCGCCGCCAGGTGCAGCAGGAGGCGAAACGGGTGGCCGAGCTGGCCGCCGCCGCGGTGCTGGCGGCCGCCGCCTCGCCCGACGAGCCGGAGCCGGACGGCATCCCAGGGCCGGCCACCAAGGTGACCGCCACGGCGGAGGCGCCCCTCAAGGCCGAGCCGCCGGTCAAGGCCGAGGCCCCGGTCAAGACCGAGCCGCCCGCCAAGGTGAGCGCCTCGGCGAAGGTGACCGTCCCGCAGGCGAGCCGAGTGCCGGCCGACGCGGAATAA